The sequence cctctcgcgcctctcacCTGCAGAGTCGCCTTGGCTTCCGCAACGGCCAGCAgttgcctctgcgcgcgccgtcgcgaggTGTCGAGCTCTCGCAACGCACCCTGCGGCAGACAGAAAGGAGACGAACGCACTTCACGACCACGAGAGGAACGGAGACAGACGGCACTCAaagaggcgtcggcgcgtgAAGCGACGCGGCCCGGGGCAACGCCTGAAGGACAGCACTCCCCCCGAAGCTCTCAAAGTTACActcacacgcatgcgcgccggaagcggaagcagaggTGACGCGGCGCAGATGCCGAGAAGTGGTATACGCGTGTAGAGGCGTGCTGCAACGCCTCTTTTATTCAgtgaggagggcgacagagCGATGTACACGGGCGCCGTGGACGCCTCTAGTACAACCTCCCTTCTCCCTTCTCCTTTCGGCGGACGACATGAAACAagccatatatatatatatatatatatatatatatatgttttgGAGAAGAAGAACTGCCTCTGCTGGAGCAGCAGGAGACAACCAATACACAGCAGAAACCTCCAGCCAAGTCTCGAGCGCGTCAGCTCCAGCTTCGGTTGCTGGcttcccccgccccctccatGATAAGGATGCCTGCCTCAGCTATACGTCAAGCATATATGTGTAAGATATACGCGCGTGTTGTGAGAGAGAGCAGAAGACTGTGGCAGATATCTGcaagaggcggaagcgaaggcgcacGCACTAGCAGAGCGTGAAGAACTGCGACAAGCTCCTCCTCTTTGACGCCCGTGTCTCCCTCCGATAGACGTCGGCGATCTCTCTGCGTGGCTCCTCTCCACGCGGGAGAAGGCGTCCGCCTGCGGCTTTCCGCTGTCTCGGCCTTGTCTCTCTttgcgtctcctgcggcgctcgcccggCTTCGTTTCTCTGGGCCTTTGCCTCTGCGACCGCAGCCCGCTTGCTCATCTCTTTCTGCGGGCTCCTTCGTTtcggcgagcagccgccaggcgctgTCCAGTAGCGGCCTCAAGCGCTGCCGCGCTTCTGATGCGTCGCCGAAACGGGGAGACACCAGCCGTCCggaagccgcagccgcctggagagggcgaggccaagaggaggcggcagacgacgaagaggacgcagtGCCAGAAGGCCCGCCCCCCGGAGACGGGTGCGGCGAGACGGCAGTGCCGAAGTCCGTGCCGCAGAACAAAGGcgagagctgcagaggacTAAGATGAATCGTGCCCAGGTCTCCGGGGAACAGAGCTCCTTGCGCGGCTTTCGGCTCGCCTTGGGGCGCCGAAAGCGATGCACCACCAGTCGCCCCCTGGGTTGGCTCTCGAAGCGCCGACTCTGCGCGGACAAGAGGCGTAttttcgcgtcgcgcgtctgctctctgcggcgtcggggAGGAAAACGGAGCTCGTGCGACGGAGAGCGGAGCCTCGTCGAGGAGCATCGGCGCAGAagtcgcgcgcttcgccgccccaTCGAGGAGCGGGCAGCCTTgagcgggcgacgccgcgacgaaCCCGCTCGCTTCCCTCGCGCCGATTGACGCGAACTCGCCCCCAAGGGATTTGCCTccatgcagcagcggcagctgctggagcgcctcggccgcgaggaagcgaccCTCCGCCATGCTCAGCTCCCACtcctgcagcgacgcagcggaaagAATGGAGAGGAAAGTGGAGAAGGCCACACGCGCGAACGTGGGCGACTCAAAGCGCATGcgacacacagagagacgcgccgacaCACACCGGGGGGAGGAAGGAAACGAGACCCAGCTGCGTCCAAGAGAGGGAACAGGCCACTCGCCATCTTACTCGCTGAGACAgtttttcgcgcgcctcttgcagctggcgctcgagctcgccgcgggcgtccgctgccgcctgcagacgaaCAGTAAGGGACGAGAccgagagagaagcaaaCGCTTCACAAAAACATCTATCCGGTGTTCTCGACACAGACTGGAGAACCCAAGCGGGGGGAGAGCAAGGAACACGCAAACCCAGACGCAGATGTACGTACACATGGTGCGGTTTTCAATTACTGCCTGCGTGCTGTAGAAGTGTAACCAGGTGCGACGTATAGAATATGGGTAACGAACCTCCTCCAGTCGCCGTGCCCGCGGGTCGATGCCCTCAATTGAGTTCGCACTGACTCGAAGGCACAACTGGAGGCGACTACGGAGGCGATACGCCAGTGAGAGAGACCTTCACGCGGCCGGACCcacgcgctggcgcggctgtATGGTCACATAGCTTCCGCAGCCCGTCACGCATGCACGCTGTTTTCCTTTCTTTTGTGTTTACCTTGTTCTGCTGCAGGAAACGGTCCCGCTCGCGCTCGAACTCCCCCTGCAAGGCTTCGCGCGTttcctgctgcgcgcgcgccagccggTGCTCCCAGCTCTGCGAAGTTCGCAGACTGAGTCGCTCTTGCTCCCgctgcgaggaagcggcacGGAGTCACACAGCGcgcaagaagaggagagaggaaagaaaaagcaaacctcgcgtcgcgctcggcggacggcgacgagagggAAAGCGTGGAGACCGACACCCAGCAGCGGGAaggaagggagaggagagagattTCAAAAAAATCGGCGAGAACGAGACTGCACGCGAGCAAAGAGTGAGGCAGAAGCACTTGCGGGCACGCCCACACATCGCGAGCGAGCAGaaagccgcgaggaggcgacaacacccgccgcagacgcagacagagacgagaagGCCGACCCAAGGACCGAAACGCGCGGTGGTCCGACTTCACGCTTCCTTCAGAGACAGTCCCTACCTGCCGCTCGAGGAGCTCTGTGTGGCGCTTCTGAACCTCTGCTGGAGCCGCCAAGCCGTGTGCCTTCTGCTCTGAGACAACCGGCACACAGGCAGAGTTTGCCTTTTCTCTTCGGGGGCGAAAGCGGAGAATGGAAAAACAGCTCTGCTGTTGCTCGCTCTCTGCACACGCGGATTCTCCTACGAACGAAACTGCGAAGCAGAGAGTCGACATGCGTGCAGCTCGGACTCGGCGGGGAAGACGCAAAGAATCCATCCATTTACACACGGCGTGGGGTGCCTTCACAATGCGCTCTTTCGGGGAGTATGGACATATTCTTAGATTTCATCGATCTATAGAAATAGAGGCATATCTGAACGTGTATATCTGTGAATGCCTGGACGACTCTCAGTCGCCTCGAGGGCTGGACATTGAGTacttcgccctcgtctttCGATTCTTTACCCGCAAGCTGACGTTTGAGTTGGTCGATTTCTTGCGCATGCTGTCTCTTCAAATCTTGGATTTGcttttcgccttccgccgccacaTTTTGTCCCGACCGCTCCGCGTGCTCCTTTTCGGCTCTCAAGTGCGAGACTTCTTCCTCCAGGAGCGAGATTGCGACAAGGTTTTCTTTTTCCcgcgtctccagcgcctgcttTTCGTCGTCGCTATGCCAGAGCTTCTGCTCCAGGGCACGTCTTTTgccttcgctttcctcgAGTTTCCTCACGAGGTCGTCGAGGTTGTGCCTCgcgttcttctccgccttttTTAGTTCCAGctcccgcctgcgcgccgcctcagcgcgtTGCGTCTGGAGCTCTTCTTCGTACGTTTGGTTGAgtcgcgcgagcctcgcctcCATATcagccttttctctctccctctctctctcggtgTTGCCCAGCTGCAGCGAAAGCGCCCAGAGTCGCCAGCGCAGGTGGGATAGCGCCTCGCTCTGtcgctctctttcttccgtCGCCTTGGCCGCTCGCGCCAGTTCCTCttgctcgcggtcgcgcttttgctccgccctctgcttcgtttcttcttctagctctctctcgcgcttttTGAGCTCCCTGTGGAGGTCTAGGGCGAATCGCTCGGTGCGCTCGAGctcttcgtcgcgcgcgcgcagcagctggaggtTGAAGGCGAAGTCGCCAACGAGGCCTCTGTACTTCTTCTTCAGACTCTGAAGCGACGCCCGCAGGCTCTGCTCGCGcctttcgcgcgcctcccgcttcttcgcctccgtctcctcgaTCTGGTCtagcgccagcagctgccgccgcagttCCTCAGTCTTCTGGTCGAGGAGAAAtcggcgaagagacagaaagtTCGAGTCAGCCGACGagccgccgtctcgcgcagAAAAACTGATCTCCTGGCGCGTCCCCAGGCTcccttcgctgcgccgcgcagacgcctcctTGCGGCTCCAAGGTGCGTACGCGCTGCATCCCTCCACCTCCCCGTTCAGCCGTTTCCTCGCTTCGGCTGCGACTggctcgcgtcgctcctcggcaaaaagaggagagacaccCCATCCCCCCCAAaactgcgcatgcgcgatcTCTTCGTCGCACCTCCagcctcgcctgccttcgcgcCTTTCGCCTGCGTTCTTAtctccctcgctgcgcgtgcggcgccacACGCCGCCACCCAGCGCCGCGGTTCGCTCGCtgagcgcctcgtcttcaTTGGCGCCTTCCACGCCGCGGGGTGCCGCTTGCCCGGTGGCaacgaggctgcggagcgaAAGTCCAGAAAccggcgcgcgaggtgcTTCGCACTGCGGCGGAAAAGCGAGCAGCGAGAACGCCTGCAAAGTGCTCTCgacaggcgaagcgcgcagaggcgctgtgGCGCCGGGAGACCTCGTAGGCACGCGCCctgcctgcgaggcctcctgcgccggcaCCTGAGCGAGAGGCTTGCCGCAGAAGGCTCCAGTGGCGTGCAGCTGAGGAAACCACGGGGGGAAGAGGGTGGCGcccgaagaggccgccgacagagagggaagaaAACATCcaggcggagccgcagagggagcagggacgcatgcagcgtcgGGGGGGCGCGCAGCCGAATGTCCGACAGACCTAAGGAGCGGGGGAAGCGGACGGGTCAACGAACCAGAGGCCGCACaccgaggagacgaagaatgccgacggcgaggagacgcctgaAGCAGAGTGGAACGCTTCCAGGAGGGAAAaaacgcagcagcggagggagggcggGGCGAAGCCCAAACGGCAGAGGGGCGGCGGATGTCGTGAGACCATGGAGCACCCCCGAGTTCTTCTTCCCATTCGCCCCGCTGGCGTCGACGTGAGCAGCTGTcgtccggcgcggcgcgaggcgccaaGCCGCCCGGCTCGGCTCCCGAGGGTCTGAGAGGGAAACACCCCACACTCTGAATCCCAACatcgcgagcgcggcgctcgtcgctcgggacggagggaggcgcaCGCCTGTTTCCGCGCCCGTTGTCTCTACGCGTCTCCCCCGCCTTTTTTCTGCCAGCAGCTGGGGTCTCCTCGCCGATCTTCTCCGTGTCAGCCACCTCTTTCTGCTCAGCCGCTTCGcgcagcgaaagcgacgaggcgaccaGCGGCGAGACGTGTGCGTCTGGCTGCCCCAGAGAGGAGGCGTTCGAAGGGGgggtccgcggcgccctcctcgtttCACCTTTAGCGGAgggcggaaagaagagagaagaggcaacgGGCGAATGAGACATGCCCCCGCTGGCGCTCCCtggcggcttcgccgcgagagaaagaggctcGTTGAGACTAGGAGGAACCGAAgctgaggagacgcggccgcaagcggaagaggaagagaaaagagagacggAACACGCGCGCAACGACGACGCCCGACCACGCCGCTGCTTTCCAGGGGagttggcggcggcggagctctgCCGCGCATCCAGGCAGCTTGCGGAGAGGCCGCAACCACAGAGTAAGGCAGCCTTCGGAGAAGCAGGTCCTTTCTCCGGCGGCGCTAGCGCagctctcgcctccctccggcCTGTCTCGCTCCTTCCCCGTCTTCCTAGCAACGTtgagaggcagcgcgagagccCTGCGCCCCTGGCTTCCGCTGCCCCCGCCGAGAAGGTAGAGTCgggtctgcgtctgccgcttccGGAAGGGAGCTTGGGACCTGTCGCTTTCTCGCCCAACGACCGCGGTGGGGACACGTCGGAGCCCcctgcgccctctccgccaggcgcctcagGCGCTTCTCTTTCCCGCGGTCGGTCTCCAGATGTatcttcctctctgctttttcgCCTCGAGGGGGAGAGATCCGTCCTCAGCCGCCTCAGGCTGTCTGCGCTCGCTGCACTCTCGCGaccctccgcagctgcccgcctccccgcgcgcgcctctccactGTCGTCGCTCTCACTCGAAGACACGGACGAGGAGACCGAAAGGACAAAGCCGTAcgcatgcgcctcctccgcggtcgctctgcggccgcagcaggagcACCGGAGACATGAGTGAGCGTCGCTGTCGGTGCAGAGGGAGGAGCCTGACCCTTcttccctcgcgccgccttcgcctcgctgtccCTGCTGAGACCGTCGCGGCGAACCTCtcggcctccagcgcctcgacgcgctTCGCGAAGACGCTAGCGAAGTGCAGGGAGACGGTGAGGAAGGGAGGGAGCGGCgacggaaggcgagaggagaaagcgaaggcaACAACAGAGATTCGTCGAGGGCGGCCTGTTGCATGCGCCTGGGGCTCTCCTTCTGTGTCTTCTGCCGCTCGGTTTGTTTTGATCGGATGCCCGCCGCGATGCTTTTTCCACCGCCGCAcactcgcgccgcgggcgactgggcgtcttctctgtcgGGCTCCGCGTCCTCATCAACCGATCCTGGTCCTCCTCCTTTGTTCACGTTGCCCAACTCCCCCCTGCCGAGTGTGTGAAGGGAGCCCCGCGCAAAAGTCTTTTCATCTCGTTGAGTCCCTCTGCGCCACTTTTCAGAGGCTGAATGCTTTCCGTCCTGCGTTGGAGCCTCGCTTCGTGCGTCTCCGCACCGGCTGTCCTCCTCGACTCGGCCGTTTCTTGCGTGCCCTGCGCGACTCTGAAAAGGCGCTCTTTCTGGTCTTTTCGCATGTACgttcccttcctcctcggcgcagcggcgcctgcctccttcgcggttttctcctcgctccctcgcctctctcctttccgcgcgcgcctcctgcccgCACGGCCTCGCCCCTTCGCGCCTCTGGGGCTCCAGTCCctttccttcgtctccctcttcgtcctctctgctgccaCCGAGCTCCAGCGAGGAGGACAGCAGGAGGGTCGCGTCAGAGTCGTGTCCTCCCATGGCTGTGTCAACGTAACTCGATGCACACATCCGCGGACGCCAGAGGGCGCTCTCTGTCGAAATGAGTCGCTTCCTCTTGAAGGAGACTGTGGGTTCTAGACGAGAGTCTCGCTCGAAGCCGCGTGCCGCGAAGCCAAGCAGatgaggcaggcgcgggccCCCCGGCGGGAAGAAAACCCCCTCGTCATCATCGCCTCGTTCTTCGCCGagctcgcttcctcctctccctcctcgcatGCCTtgcgcctttctctctcgtctctcagccgctgtctgcgggcgctgaaagacggcgccgctgaggcgctgcCAGAGCTCAGGCGCCTCCACCCGCGTCTCAGGGTCTCGCATGGGCTCTCTCACGGGTATTTCTTCCGCTGGTGCCCTCTTTTTTGCTTCTCAACCGTCTCTCGCTTCCCTcgcaggcctctctctcctcgagcTCTCGCCTGACGAAGGCGACACTGCCCGCTTTCTTATCTTCGTTTTGACGTCTTCGTCGCTtcgctctgcggccttctgctTCGGGTTCTCCTGACTGCGCTCGTGGCGCTCGTGGCTGCCTCGCGCACACTGCCTCGCGTGGTCCGCCAAGGCGTTTGAAGCGGAATCGCGCCTCAGGTGAGCGTTCTTTCCCCTACTTTCTCTGGAGTTGCGCCTTTTCTCGCCTcatcgcctctctctgtgtccgCGACTGCTGCTCGCGTGCAGGTttcgcgcgtgtgcaggcaGCTGGGGGGCGGTGAAGACAacgcgggcgggcggcgaaaaaaaaggcgCGCCGCAACAAGGAGGTGCGAGGGACCCGCAGCCCAGCTGGAGAAGAAAAATCAAGGAAAATCCGAAAAAAATAGTGCGTTCTGCTCAGTTTTCAGAGAAATCGAACGGCaacgagagaaaagcggGCTCGCACAGCGaaccgcgtgcgcgcggctctaTTCGAGTCGTCGCCATTTCTCTCTGAGCACCGCTGCGAAAACGGAAGTCTCTTTCTCGGCATGCACGC is a genomic window of Besnoitia besnoiti strain Bb-Ger1 chromosome IV, whole genome shotgun sequence containing:
- a CDS encoding hypothetical protein (encoded by transcript BESB_053020) — translated: MGGHDSDATLLLSSSLELGGSREDEEGDEGKGLEPQRREGARPCGQEARAERREARERGENREGGRRRCAEEEGNVHAKRPERAPFQSRAGHARNGRVEEDSRCGDARSEAPTQDGKHSASEKWRRGTQRDEKTFARGSLHTLGRGELGNVNKGGGPGSVDEDAEPDREDAQSPAARVCGGGKSIAAGIRSKQTERQKTQKESPRRMQQAALDESLLLPSLSPLAFRRRSLPSSPSPCTSLASSRSASRRWRPRGSPRRSQQGQRGEGGAREEGSGSSLCTDSDAHSCLRCSCCGRRATAEEAHAYGFVLSVSSSVSSSESDDSGEARAGRRAAAEGRESAASADSLRRLRTDLSPSRRKSREEDTSGDRPREREAPEAPGGEGAGGSDVSPPRSLGEKATGPKLPSGSGRRRPDSTFSAGAAEARGAGLSRCLSTLLGRRGRSETGRREARAALAPPEKGPASPKAALLCGCGLSASCLDARQSSAAANSPGKQRRGRASSLRACSVSLFSSSSACGRVSSASVPPSLNEPLSLAAKPPGSASGGMSHSPVASSLFFPPSAKGETRRAPRTPPSNASSLGQPDAHVSPLVASSLSLREAAEQKEVADTEKIGEETPAAGRKKAGETRRDNGRGNRRAPPSVPSDERRARDVGIQSVGCFPLRPSGAEPGGLAPRAAPDDSCSRRRQRGEWEEELGGAPWSHDIRRPSAVWASPRPPSAAAFFPSWKRSTLLQASPRRRHSSSPRCAASGSLTRPLPPLLRSVGHSAARPPDAACVPAPSAAPPGCFLPSLSAASSGATLFPPWFPQLHATGAFCGKPLAQVPAQEASQAGRVPTRSPGATAPLRASPVESTLQAFSLLAFPPQCEAPRAPVSGLSLRSLVATGQAAPRGVEGANEDEALSERTAALGGGVWRRTRSEGDKNAGERREGRRGWRCDEEIAHAQFWGGWGVSPLFAEERREPVAAEARKRLNGEVEGCSAYAPWSRKEASARRSEGSLGTRQEISFSARDGGSSADSNFLSLRRFLLDQKTEELRRQLLALDQIEETEAKKREARERREQSLRASLQSLKKKYRGLVGDFAFNLQLLRARDEELERTERFALDLHRELKKRERELEEETKQRAEQKRDREQEELARAAKATEERERQSEALSHLRWRLWALSLQLGNTEREREREKADMEARLARLNQTYEEELQTQRAEAARRRELELKKAEKNARHNLDDLVRKLEESEGKRRALEQKLWHSDDEKQALETREKENLVAISLLEEEVSHLRAEKEHAERSGQNVAAEGEKQIQDLKRQHAQEIDQLKRQLAEQKAHGLAAPAEVQKRHTELLERQREQERLSLRTSQSWEHRLARAQQETREALQGEFERERDRFLQQNKAAADARGELERQLQEAREKLSQREWELSMAEGRFLAAEALQQLPLLHGGKSLGGEFASIGAREASGFVAASPAQGCPLLDGAAKRATSAPMLLDEAPLSVARAPFSSPTPQRADARRENTPLVRAESALREPTQGATGGASLSAPQGEPKAAQGALFPGDLGTIHLSPLQLSPLFCGTDFGTAVSPHPSPGGGPSGTASSSSSAASSWPRPLQAAAASGRLVSPRFGDASEARQRLRPLLDSAWRLLAETKEPAERDEQAGCGRRGKGPEKRSRASAAGDAKRDKAETAESRRRTPSPAWRGATQRDRRRLSEGDTGVKEEELVAVLHALLGALRELDTSRRRAQRQLLAVAEAKATLQKEREQLMEITNRQRSSLHRLLDSPSSSASLAPGDASSAGVEGLRGKERLSVKFCETRERVGVQGGAGAGANRDGAGLRVAEQKGCEHDGGKAGHGLRGCSGVDPPRGGQRGQEGAGGMQSEGLALQVAGAPAFFSFQRKNEPVKGRRGRSSSVGRRWAQARASSSEDFHPRSLPFLPALPPTKKARDLEALGAQARGSSPSGEARGCVSARRDGRRHQPVSVSRKEAASMEFRARSEETSGQRLASGRASAPVTNAPLLWIVRRRQTEEAGKSKVEEYG